The following proteins are co-located in the Aggregatibacter aphrophilus ATCC 33389 genome:
- the leuC gene encoding 3-isopropylmalate dehydratase large subunit — MAKTLYEKLFDAHVVYEAEGETPILYINRHLIHEVTSPQAFDGLRVAGRQVRQVSKTFGTMDHSISTQVRDVNKLEGQAKIQVLELAKNTKATGIQLFDMTTKEQGIVHVMGPEQGLTLPGMTIVCGDSHTATHGAFGALAFGIGTSEVEHVLATQTLKQARAKSMKIEVRGKVAPGITAKDIILAIIGKTTMAGGTGHVVEFCGEAIRDLSMEGRMTVCNMAIEMGAKAGLIAPDETTFEYLKGRPHAPKGKDWDDAVAYWKTLKSDDDAKFDTVVTLDAKDIAPQVTWGTNPGQVIGIDQRVPNLTEMTDPVTRASAEKALNYIGLDANADLKDIPVDQVFIGSCTNARIEDLRAAAVMKGRKKADNVKRILVVPGSSLVKEQAEKEGLDKIFIEAGAEWRNPGCSMCLGMNDDRLGEWERCASTSNRNFEGRQGRNGRTHLVSPAMAAAAGMFGKFVDIRDVTLN, encoded by the coding sequence ATGGCAAAAACTCTTTACGAAAAATTATTCGATGCCCATGTGGTGTACGAAGCCGAAGGCGAAACGCCGATTTTGTATATCAACCGTCATTTAATCCATGAAGTAACCAGTCCGCAAGCTTTTGATGGGCTACGTGTCGCAGGCCGTCAAGTGCGCCAAGTAAGCAAAACTTTCGGTACCATGGATCACAGTATTTCTACTCAAGTACGCGATGTGAACAAACTTGAAGGCCAAGCAAAAATTCAAGTATTGGAGCTCGCCAAAAACACAAAAGCGACCGGTATTCAATTATTCGACATGACCACAAAAGAGCAAGGCATCGTGCATGTGATGGGGCCTGAGCAAGGCTTAACGTTGCCAGGTATGACGATCGTCTGCGGTGACTCCCACACGGCAACCCACGGAGCCTTCGGAGCTTTAGCATTTGGCATCGGTACCTCCGAAGTAGAACACGTGTTAGCGACACAAACCTTAAAACAAGCCCGTGCAAAAAGCATGAAAATTGAAGTGCGCGGCAAAGTGGCGCCTGGCATTACAGCAAAAGACATTATTCTTGCCATTATCGGTAAAACCACTATGGCGGGCGGCACAGGCCATGTAGTGGAGTTCTGTGGTGAAGCTATTCGAGACCTTTCCATGGAAGGCAGAATGACGGTGTGCAACATGGCAATCGAAATGGGCGCGAAAGCAGGCTTAATCGCACCGGATGAAACCACTTTCGAATACTTAAAAGGCCGTCCACATGCACCGAAAGGTAAGGATTGGGATGATGCTGTCGCTTATTGGAAAACCCTAAAATCTGACGATGATGCGAAATTTGACACGGTGGTGACCTTAGACGCCAAAGATATTGCACCGCAAGTCACTTGGGGCACGAACCCGGGGCAAGTAATCGGTATCGACCAACGAGTGCCGAATCTAACAGAAATGACCGATCCCGTCACTCGCGCTTCTGCTGAAAAAGCCTTGAATTATATTGGCTTAGACGCTAACGCTGATTTAAAAGATATTCCTGTAGATCAGGTATTTATCGGCTCTTGCACGAATGCCCGTATCGAAGATTTACGCGCGGCGGCGGTGATGAAAGGACGCAAAAAAGCCGATAACGTAAAACGCATTTTAGTGGTGCCGGGCTCCAGTTTAGTAAAAGAACAAGCGGAAAAAGAAGGCTTGGATAAAATCTTTATTGAAGCCGGTGCCGAGTGGCGTAATCCGGGCTGTTCCATGTGTTTAGGGATGAACGATGACCGTTTAGGTGAATGGGAACGTTGTGCTTCCACTTCGAACCGTAACTTTGAAGGTCGCCAAGGCCGTAACGGTCGCACTCACTTAGTAAGCCCGGCTATGGCGGCAGCTGCCGGTATGTTCGGTAAATTCGTTGATATTCGTGACGTGACATTAAATTAA
- the leuD gene encoding 3-isopropylmalate dehydratase small subunit, whose amino-acid sequence MAGFKQLSGLVVPLDAANVDTDAIIPKQFLQAITRVGFGKHLFHEWRYLDVEGTKPNPEFVLNYLQYQGATILLARKNLGCGSSREHAPWALADYGFKVMIAPSFADIFYNNSLNNHMLPIRLSEEEVEEIFQWVWANEGKPIHVDLEAMTMTVTVGDKVYTFELDEFRRHCLLNGLDNIGLTLQHEDKIAEYESKIPAFLR is encoded by the coding sequence ATGGCAGGATTTAAACAACTTTCAGGCTTAGTAGTGCCATTGGATGCCGCGAATGTGGACACAGATGCGATTATTCCAAAACAATTTTTACAAGCCATTACCCGCGTAGGTTTCGGCAAACACTTATTCCACGAATGGCGTTATTTGGATGTAGAAGGCACCAAACCGAATCCGGAATTTGTGCTGAATTACCTACAATATCAGGGGGCGACTATTTTATTAGCACGTAAAAACCTCGGCTGTGGTTCTTCTCGTGAACACGCCCCTTGGGCGCTTGCCGATTATGGTTTCAAAGTGATGATCGCACCAAGTTTTGCGGATATTTTCTATAACAACAGTTTGAACAACCACATGTTACCAATTCGTTTAAGCGAAGAGGAAGTGGAAGAAATCTTCCAATGGGTGTGGGCGAATGAAGGCAAGCCAATTCATGTGGACTTGGAAGCCATGACCATGACCGTGACCGTAGGCGACAAAGTTTATACCTTTGAACTGGATGAATTCCGCCGTCATTGTTTGTTAAACGGCTTGGATAATATCGGTTTAACCCTTCAACACGAAGACAAAATCGCAGAATACGAAAGTAAAATTCCGGCATTCTTGCGTTAA
- a CDS encoding class I SAM-dependent methyltransferase — protein sequence MQDKQSVYDKDGFFELYQKLRSNPNSLNEIVEKPTMLGLVGGVSGKRILDLGCGCGEHLKLYLERGAAFVAGIDLSQAMLQQAAKNLAEFRPHFLLEQAPMEHLERLNESNFDVITSSFAFHYVQDFPALLAKIHDKLVPNGQLIFSQEHPIVTCYQGGERWEKDAQKHQLAYRLNFYRDEGERQRNWFKQPFTTYHRTTATIINNLISAGFHIEQMAEPMLAEQPQWQDEFKDLQHRPVLLFVKARKNT from the coding sequence ATGCAAGACAAGCAAAGCGTGTATGACAAGGACGGTTTTTTCGAACTGTATCAGAAACTGCGTAGCAACCCGAACAGCTTAAATGAAATCGTTGAAAAGCCCACCATGTTGGGCTTAGTCGGCGGCGTGTCAGGCAAGCGTATTTTAGATTTAGGCTGTGGTTGCGGAGAACACCTCAAGCTCTATTTAGAACGGGGCGCCGCATTTGTTGCCGGCATAGATTTGTCCCAAGCTATGTTGCAACAGGCGGCAAAAAATCTCGCAGAATTTCGACCGCACTTTTTACTGGAACAAGCCCCAATGGAACATCTGGAACGGTTAAACGAAAGCAATTTTGATGTCATCACCAGTTCCTTTGCTTTTCATTATGTGCAGGATTTCCCTGCTTTGTTAGCAAAAATTCATGACAAACTGGTGCCAAACGGGCAATTGATTTTCTCTCAAGAACATCCCATTGTGACTTGTTATCAAGGCGGCGAACGTTGGGAAAAAGACGCACAAAAACACCAACTCGCCTATCGGCTGAATTTCTATCGTGATGAAGGCGAACGCCAACGCAACTGGTTTAAACAACCTTTTACAACCTATCATCGCACCACGGCGACCATCATCAACAACTTGATTTCCGCCGGTTTTCACATTGAGCAAATGGCGGAGCCTATGCTCGCGGAACAACCGCAATGGCAGGATGAATTTAAAGATTTACAACATCGCCCGGTGTTATTGTTTGTTAAGGCAAGAAAAAATACATAA
- the mtr gene encoding tryptophan permease, producing MTMQKRPSLLGGAMIIAGTAIGAGMLANPTSTAGIWFFGSIAILIYTWFCMTTSGLMILEANLHYPTGASFDTIVTDLLGKGWNVINGLSVAFVLYILTYAYITSGGSITESFLNQLGENVEVGRSVGSLVFCFVLAAFVWFSTKAVDRFSTVLIGGMIISFFLSTSGLLSSAKMDVLLNTVAQGEQQYLPYILTALPVCLVSFGFHGNVPSLVKYYDRDGNRVMKSIFLGTGLALIIYILWQLAVQGNLPRAEFAPVIAKGGDVAALLEALNKYIQTDYIGIVLNFFAYMAIASSFLGVTLGLFDYIADLCKFDDSRLGRTKTTLVTFLPPLLLSLQFPFGFVIAIGYAGLAATIWAAIVPALLAKASRKKFPNATYRVHGGNFMVYFVILFGLLNIFAQVALQFGWIADFKG from the coding sequence ATGACAATGCAAAAACGCCCTTCATTACTCGGTGGCGCCATGATTATCGCTGGTACAGCTATCGGTGCCGGTATGCTTGCCAACCCAACTTCTACTGCCGGTATTTGGTTTTTCGGTTCTATTGCGATTCTTATTTATACCTGGTTTTGTATGACCACCTCGGGCTTAATGATTTTAGAAGCCAATTTGCATTATCCGACCGGCGCCAGTTTCGATACGATTGTGACCGATTTATTAGGCAAAGGCTGGAACGTCATTAATGGTTTGTCTGTCGCCTTTGTACTGTACATTTTAACGTATGCCTACATCACTTCTGGCGGCAGCATTACGGAAAGTTTCCTAAATCAATTAGGTGAAAACGTGGAAGTAGGACGCAGTGTAGGTTCCTTGGTTTTCTGTTTTGTTTTAGCAGCGTTTGTGTGGTTTTCTACCAAGGCTGTTGATCGCTTCAGTACAGTATTAATAGGAGGAATGATTATTTCCTTCTTTCTTTCTACTTCAGGTTTATTAAGCTCTGCCAAAATGGATGTTTTATTAAATACTGTTGCACAGGGCGAACAGCAATATTTACCTTATATATTGACCGCACTTCCGGTGTGTTTGGTGTCTTTTGGTTTCCACGGCAACGTACCGAGTTTGGTGAAATACTATGATCGTGACGGCAACCGCGTGATGAAATCTATTTTCCTTGGTACCGGTTTGGCGTTGATTATTTATATTTTGTGGCAGCTTGCCGTTCAAGGTAACTTACCGCGCGCCGAATTTGCGCCGGTCATCGCCAAAGGCGGTGACGTGGCGGCCTTATTAGAAGCCTTGAATAAATACATCCAAACCGATTATATCGGCATTGTTTTGAATTTCTTTGCCTATATGGCCATCGCCAGTTCTTTCCTTGGTGTAACCCTAGGCTTATTTGATTACATCGCTGACTTGTGTAAATTTGATGACAGCCGCTTAGGACGCACGAAAACGACATTAGTCACTTTCCTACCGCCGTTATTACTGAGCTTGCAATTCCCGTTCGGCTTCGTTATCGCCATCGGTTATGCAGGGCTAGCCGCCACGATTTGGGCAGCCATCGTGCCGGCGTTGTTGGCAAAAGCCAGCCGTAAAAAATTCCCGAATGCCACCTATCGCGTACACGGCGGTAACTTCATGGTGTATTTCGTGATTTTATTCGGGTTATTGAATATCTTCGCACAAGTGGCATTGCAGTTCGGTTGGATTGCCGACTTCAAAGGGTAA
- the ppa gene encoding inorganic diphosphatase, which translates to MGLESVPAGKELPDDIYVVIEIPANSDPIKYEVDKETGTLFVDRFMATAMFYPANYGYVNNTLSSDGDPVDVLVPTPYPLQPGSVIRCRPVGVLKMTDEAGGDAKVVAVPHTKLSKEYDHIKDVGDLPELLKAQIQHFFESYKALEAGKWVKVEGWEGVDAARKEILDSFERAKK; encoded by the coding sequence ATGGGCTTAGAAAGCGTACCAGCAGGTAAAGAATTACCAGATGATATCTATGTTGTCATTGAAATCCCTGCAAACTCAGATCCAATCAAATATGAAGTAGACAAAGAAACCGGCACATTATTTGTCGACCGTTTTATGGCAACTGCCATGTTCTATCCGGCAAACTACGGTTATGTAAACAACACCTTATCTTCTGACGGCGACCCTGTTGACGTATTAGTCCCAACACCGTATCCGTTGCAACCGGGTTCCGTCATTCGTTGCCGTCCTGTGGGCGTGTTGAAAATGACCGATGAAGCCGGTGGTGATGCAAAAGTGGTTGCCGTTCCACACACCAAATTAAGCAAAGAATACGACCACATCAAAGACGTGGGCGATTTACCGGAATTACTCAAAGCACAAATCCAACACTTCTTTGAAAGCTACAAAGCCTTAGAAGCCGGCAAATGGGTGAAAGTCGAAGGATGGGAAGGCGTTGACGCAGCGCGCAAAGAAATCCTTGATTCATTTGAACGTGCGAAAAAATAA
- a CDS encoding M48 family metallopeptidase yields MFKFSKTLACISIIGILTACADSASINQQAAMGYRQMISEAQAKGQLDTQSQTAQRVHKIFNKMVPYANAENHTGQPFNWQIEVIKSKELNAWAMPGGKMAFYTGLVDNLRLTDDEIATVMGHEMAHALKEHGKKKANVGQFTDVIAGVAKEVLATKIGADGSSMVVGLAKDWGLDKPYSRSAETEADEVGLFLMAKSGYNPEAAPGLWDKMQKASTGSQGILDKLSSTHPSDKDRQENLLRLMPEAIALYKQSKSK; encoded by the coding sequence ATGTTCAAATTTAGTAAAACCTTAGCATGCATTTCCATCATCGGTATTTTAACTGCCTGCGCCGATTCCGCTTCAATTAACCAGCAAGCGGCCATGGGCTATCGCCAAATGATCAGCGAAGCACAAGCGAAAGGCCAACTGGATACCCAATCTCAAACAGCCCAACGGGTACATAAAATTTTCAACAAAATGGTGCCTTATGCAAATGCGGAAAATCACACGGGTCAGCCGTTTAATTGGCAAATCGAAGTGATTAAATCCAAAGAACTGAATGCTTGGGCAATGCCTGGCGGTAAAATGGCATTTTATACCGGTTTGGTTGATAACTTACGTTTAACCGATGACGAAATTGCCACCGTCATGGGTCATGAAATGGCGCATGCTTTAAAAGAACATGGTAAGAAAAAAGCAAACGTCGGCCAATTTACCGATGTTATTGCCGGCGTTGCAAAAGAAGTATTGGCGACTAAAATCGGTGCTGACGGCAGTTCCATGGTGGTGGGTTTAGCCAAAGACTGGGGCTTGGACAAACCTTATTCCCGTAGCGCGGAAACCGAGGCCGACGAAGTGGGGTTATTCTTAATGGCGAAATCCGGTTATAACCCTGAAGCCGCACCGGGATTATGGGACAAAATGCAAAAAGCCTCTACCGGCTCACAAGGCATCCTAGACAAATTAAGCTCAACTCACCCGAGCGATAAAGATCGTCAGGAAAACTTATTGCGTTTAATGCCGGAAGCTATCGCATTGTATAAACAAAGCAAAAGCAAATAA
- a CDS encoding energy transducer TonB: MQNAKRSLLSFLLSVVIHATIVFLLFWSHLSKTDTSANSAAGEISTSMSMEMIMAMVEAEPPLVEEKAPEPEKQETVEDPTVKPEPPKVEKPKEPEKPKEKPKEKPKQKPKEKPKVKPNPDVPIGDRTVESNSSVNSKATTTGPATTTNPNLAGNGVGGSELDAYRSALRREIEKHKRYPARAKMMRKQGIVTVSFSIGADGSISGASIAKSSGAEDLDNAALSAVNSARSIGPRPAGMGPSITVPISFKIN; the protein is encoded by the coding sequence ATGCAGAATGCAAAACGTTCACTCTTGAGTTTTCTGTTATCGGTTGTTATTCATGCCACCATTGTATTTTTGCTTTTTTGGAGCCACTTGAGTAAAACAGATACGAGCGCCAACAGTGCGGCCGGCGAAATTTCCACCAGCATGTCCATGGAGATGATTATGGCTATGGTGGAGGCCGAACCGCCTCTGGTGGAAGAAAAAGCACCGGAACCGGAAAAACAGGAAACCGTTGAAGATCCAACCGTAAAACCGGAACCGCCGAAGGTTGAAAAACCAAAAGAACCGGAAAAGCCGAAAGAAAAACCGAAAGAAAAACCTAAACAAAAGCCGAAAGAAAAACCGAAGGTCAAACCAAACCCGGACGTGCCGATCGGTGACAGAACCGTTGAATCCAATTCTTCGGTAAATTCCAAGGCAACGACAACAGGTCCGGCAACCACAACGAATCCAAACTTAGCAGGAAACGGTGTCGGTGGTAGTGAGCTTGATGCCTATCGTTCAGCCTTGCGTCGTGAAATTGAGAAACACAAACGTTATCCTGCCCGCGCAAAAATGATGCGTAAACAAGGTATTGTGACGGTTTCCTTCTCCATCGGTGCGGATGGTTCTATTAGTGGAGCCTCTATTGCGAAGAGTTCGGGCGCAGAAGATTTGGACAATGCAGCATTAAGTGCGGTTAATAGTGCCAGATCAATTGGTCCTCGTCCGGCGGGCATGGGGCCTTCTATTACCGTGCCGATCAGTTTCAAAATTAATTAG
- the exbD gene encoding TonB system transport protein ExbD — MKKFDEINIIPFIDIMLVLLAIVLITASFISQGKIQVNVPKASASVAFKSSELAKLLTVTANGELFFNDKPTNLESLETEIAGWDKAQKVTLKIDADATFQDFVSVTDLLAKNDIKDVAIVATKDKGSEKPKITDPQAQISVEPQVAKPTEKSADVGK, encoded by the coding sequence GTGAAAAAGTTTGATGAAATCAACATTATCCCTTTCATTGATATTATGTTGGTGTTGTTGGCTATCGTGTTGATTACCGCCTCTTTTATTTCACAAGGTAAAATCCAAGTGAATGTGCCGAAAGCAAGTGCTTCTGTGGCGTTTAAATCGAGCGAGTTGGCAAAATTATTAACAGTGACAGCCAATGGTGAATTGTTTTTCAATGACAAACCGACTAATCTTGAAAGTTTGGAGACCGAAATTGCCGGTTGGGATAAAGCCCAAAAAGTGACCTTAAAAATTGATGCCGATGCCACTTTCCAAGATTTTGTTTCTGTAACGGATTTATTGGCGAAAAACGACATTAAAGATGTGGCCATCGTAGCAACGAAAGATAAGGGCAGCGAAAAACCGAAAATCACTGATCCGCAGGCTCAAATATCAGTTGAACCTCAAGTGGCAAAACCTACAGAAAAATCCGCCGATGTCGGCAAGTAG
- the exbB gene encoding TonB-system energizer ExbB, with the protein MPQIFDFLQKYSDYIIIGLLLFMSVLMLTMVIERFIFLAQVKVSQYSTIHALEIDLNRNLTVVSTVGANAPYVGLLGTVIGILLTFYQIGQSGGEVDAGEIMLHLSLALKATALGILVAIPSMIFYNALGRKVEVNRLKWKVLNSQKNKDDSEHKE; encoded by the coding sequence ATGCCGCAAATTTTTGACTTTCTACAAAAGTATAGTGATTACATTATTATTGGGTTATTACTTTTTATGAGCGTATTAATGCTCACTATGGTGATTGAGCGTTTTATTTTCTTAGCCCAAGTTAAAGTCAGCCAGTATTCCACTATTCATGCGCTTGAAATCGATTTAAACCGCAATCTCACTGTGGTTTCTACTGTGGGAGCCAACGCCCCTTATGTTGGTTTGTTGGGGACCGTTATCGGTATTCTTTTAACCTTCTATCAAATCGGTCAATCTGGTGGTGAAGTTGATGCCGGCGAAATCATGCTGCATTTATCTTTAGCCCTAAAAGCGACCGCACTTGGTATCTTGGTGGCAATCCCGTCAATGATTTTCTATAACGCGTTAGGACGTAAGGTTGAAGTCAACCGTTTGAAGTGGAAAGTGTTAAATTCTCAAAAAAATAAAGACGATAGCGAACATAAGGAATAG